In Crassostrea angulata isolate pt1a10 chromosome 6, ASM2561291v2, whole genome shotgun sequence, a genomic segment contains:
- the LOC128187666 gene encoding uncharacterized protein LOC128187666 isoform X1: protein MGSMYMCGELLSNALTTTAYRDFWTFGDQDPGSGDKPPRPSRGDGVRTHREKVLQDSVIVCCSTENCGPEGGYFTETPDSDDSMVGHTAFSRLDPATLKYIGWAPSDLESQDHPGDIPEAVKNDQNYENLCRLSKVEFKKLTDQVRDVNMNLRNKFRTSAYQMFELPYTVTKAKLYQQPSAVENGSQIYRSQLAASLKAFKPKDWAPLDYREKETSFLRCRPIQQPVIPERPRNLTKLKISRSRSFLPSVRAPTPPPSRCQSQRLRRPRSVPANARRSDTPCDVRPGPFDSLNPRVLSSLIGDSYKPHTFGDRIPGTDTEKDDDEDENVKSEKRKKVKEKDDDNSTSGIESSQTEDESSGSSSDDEDSDYEPEVDKNREVPDLILRPEKLDSFVVPDSSKGWRKYDFDADHVDIPPYEFADPIPEPFSDLDLRQMARLKWNWRDHTRAKAKENVDLILDRLVELERLQLDTEEWENKRYAQVSRKSKRAVSAKPVIRDRRCCSRCLQPACAGDCPEKNVQFSVCEYCRQTFCVGSQCKETKYEQRMRQPRVDDERPQQMKVLPRACKSCQIKHNAKLINANNLLLGRPKSGNATYSRGQSSSKPRDLRPRPDTPVSPDIVKDFEKLGLQAHQPPKSATPTQRMQRPRSRNGMIPGKTFYSQRRDSISENEKETLTNLKRKKMRSIRVRRPKTAV, encoded by the exons ATGGGGTCCATGTACATGTGTGGAGAATTGCTTTCGAACGCTCTCACGACCACTGCGTACCGGGATTTCTGGACGTTCGGTGACCAAGACCCAGGGTCCGGGGACAAACCGCCACG GCCCAGTCGAGGAGATGGTGTGAGAACCCACCGCGAGAAAGTGCTCCAAGACAGTGTCATCGTCTGCTGTTCCACTGAGAACTGTGGACCGGAAGGCGGGTATTTCACGGAAACTCCGGACTCGGATGACAGCATGGTCGGGCACACTGCTTTTTCTCGCCTAGATCCG GCTACTCTGAAGTACATCGGATGGGCCCCAAGTGATCTAGAATCCCAGGACCACCCCGGCGACATCCCGGAAGCCGTCAAAAACGATCAAAACT ATGAGAATTTATGCAGGCTATCTAAG GTGGAGTTTAAGAAGCTCACAGACCAGGTGAGGGATGTCAACATGAACCTACGGAACAAGTTTAGGACCTCGGCCTACCAG ATGTTTGAACTGCCTTACACAGTGACAAAAGCG AAGCTCTACCAGCAGCCGTCTGCTGTAGAAAATGGCTCCCAGATCTACAGGTCCCAACTAGCAGCCAGTCTGAAGGCGTTTAAGCCCAAGGACTGGGCCCCGCTGGACTACCGCGAGAAGGAGACCTCATTCCTTAGGTGTCGACCAATCCAGCAACCAGTGATACCGGAAAG GCCACGAAACTTGACAAAGTTAAAGATTTCTCGTTCGCGTTCATTCCTCCCTTCGGTCAG AGCGCCTACACCTCCGCCCTCCAGATGCCAATCACAGCGACTGCGCAGGCCTCGCTCGGTTCCCGCTAACGCCCGCCGTTCCGACACTCCCTGTGACGTCAGACCGGGTCCGTTCGATTCTTTAAACCCTCGCGTGTTATCCTCTTTGATTGGTGATTCCTACAAACCACACACATTCGGAGATCGCATTCCCGGTACGGACACCGAAAAAGACGACGACGAGGACGAAAATGTAAAGTCTGAGAAACGTAAAAAAGTCAAAGAAAAGGATGACGATAACAGTACAAGTGGAATCGAAAGTAGTCAAACAGAGGATGAAAGTAGCGGAAGTAGTTCTGACGACGAAGACAGTGATTACGAGCCGGAAGTCGATAAAAACCGGGAAGTTCCGGATCTAATACTCAGACCCGAAAAACTGGATTCGTTTGTTGTACCAGATTCATCCAAAGGATGGCGGAAGTACGACTTCGATGCGGATCACGTGGACATTCCACCCTATGAGTTCGCCGATCCCATTCCAGAACCATTTAGTGACCTAGATCTACGGCAAATGGCAAGGTTAAAATGGAATTGGAGGGATCACACGCGAGCGAAAGCAAAAGAAAATGTAGACTTAATTTTGGACCGTTTAGTAGAACTAGAACGCCTTCAGTTGGACACTGAAGAGTGGGAAAATAAAAGATATGCTCAAGTTAGCCGTAAGTCAAAGCGAGCAGTAAGTGCCAAGCCTGTAATACGCGACCGCAGGTGTTGTAGCCGGTGTCTACAGCCCGCCTGCGCCGGGGACTGTCCCGAGAAAAATGTGCAATTCAGTGTATGTGAATACTGTAGACAAACATTTTGTGTTGGGTCTCAGTGTAAAGAGACCAAATATGAACAACGCATGCGTCAGCCTCGTGTTGATGACGAGAGACCTCAGCAAATGAAAGTCCTACCACGCGCGTGTAAATCTTGTCAGATAAAACATAATGCTAAACTAATCAACGCAAATAACTTGTTATTAGGTCGACCCAAGTCCGGAAACGCAACCTACAGTCGCGGTCAGTCGTCCAGTAAACCCAGGGATCTCCGGCCAAGACCGGATACACCGGTTAGTCCGGATATTGTGAAGGACTTCGAAAAACTGGGCCTACAGGCGCACCAGCCGCCAAAGTCAGCGACACCTACACAAAGGATGCAGCGACCGCGCAGTCGCAATGGAATGATTCCCGGGAAAACATTTTACTCGCAAAGACGAGACTCTATATCAGAGAATGAGAAGGAGACgttaacaaatttgaaacgGAAGAAAATGAGAAGCATACGAGTACGGAGACCAAAAACGGCCGTGTGA
- the LOC128187669 gene encoding fatty acid-binding protein homolog 5-like isoform X2 yields MTKVLGHWKLFSSDDKWDEYMRTLGINFVLRKVGNSITSYEEIKQNGDDWELNITSTFKNAHLKFKLGEEFDETTLDGRKCKSRFVVEGEDLVHYQKGIKPGEVDSKITRTRVDDETMTITLEAIDKNLVTVRTFKRYTP; encoded by the exons ATGACAAAGGTTCTTGGTCACTGGAAACTCTTCAGCAGCGATGACAAGTGGGATGAGTACATGAGGACTCTTG GAATCAATTTTGTTCTGCGGAAAGTCGGGAATAGCATCACAAGCTATGAGGAGATTAAACAAAATGGCGATGATTGGGAACTAAACATCACATCCACGTTTAAAAACGCTCACCTCAAATTTAAGCTAGGGGAAGAATTCGATGAAACGACATTAGATGGTCGTAAATGCAAG TCAAGGTTCGTTGTTGAGGGGGAGGACCTGGTGCACTATCAGAAGGGGATAAAACCAGGGGAAGTGGACTCCAAGATCACGCGGACTCGCGTGGACGACGAGACTATGACCATT ACACTAGAAGCCATCGACAAGAACCTAGTCACTGTTCGTACTTTTAAACGCTACACCCCATAG
- the LOC128187666 gene encoding uncharacterized protein LOC128187666 isoform X2, whose amino-acid sequence MGSMYMCGELLSNALTTTAYRDFWTFGDQDPGSGDKPPRPSRGDGVRTHREKVLQDSVIVCCSTENCGPEGGYFTETPDSDDSMVGHTAFSRLDPATLKYIGWAPSDLESQDHPGDIPEAVKNDQNYENLCRLSKVEFKKLTDQVRDVNMNLRNKFRTSAYQMFELPYTVTKAKLYQQPSAVENGSQIYRSQLAASLKAFKPKDWAPLDYREKETSFLRCRPIQQPVIPERAPTPPPSRCQSQRLRRPRSVPANARRSDTPCDVRPGPFDSLNPRVLSSLIGDSYKPHTFGDRIPGTDTEKDDDEDENVKSEKRKKVKEKDDDNSTSGIESSQTEDESSGSSSDDEDSDYEPEVDKNREVPDLILRPEKLDSFVVPDSSKGWRKYDFDADHVDIPPYEFADPIPEPFSDLDLRQMARLKWNWRDHTRAKAKENVDLILDRLVELERLQLDTEEWENKRYAQVSRKSKRAVSAKPVIRDRRCCSRCLQPACAGDCPEKNVQFSVCEYCRQTFCVGSQCKETKYEQRMRQPRVDDERPQQMKVLPRACKSCQIKHNAKLINANNLLLGRPKSGNATYSRGQSSSKPRDLRPRPDTPVSPDIVKDFEKLGLQAHQPPKSATPTQRMQRPRSRNGMIPGKTFYSQRRDSISENEKETLTNLKRKKMRSIRVRRPKTAV is encoded by the exons ATGGGGTCCATGTACATGTGTGGAGAATTGCTTTCGAACGCTCTCACGACCACTGCGTACCGGGATTTCTGGACGTTCGGTGACCAAGACCCAGGGTCCGGGGACAAACCGCCACG GCCCAGTCGAGGAGATGGTGTGAGAACCCACCGCGAGAAAGTGCTCCAAGACAGTGTCATCGTCTGCTGTTCCACTGAGAACTGTGGACCGGAAGGCGGGTATTTCACGGAAACTCCGGACTCGGATGACAGCATGGTCGGGCACACTGCTTTTTCTCGCCTAGATCCG GCTACTCTGAAGTACATCGGATGGGCCCCAAGTGATCTAGAATCCCAGGACCACCCCGGCGACATCCCGGAAGCCGTCAAAAACGATCAAAACT ATGAGAATTTATGCAGGCTATCTAAG GTGGAGTTTAAGAAGCTCACAGACCAGGTGAGGGATGTCAACATGAACCTACGGAACAAGTTTAGGACCTCGGCCTACCAG ATGTTTGAACTGCCTTACACAGTGACAAAAGCG AAGCTCTACCAGCAGCCGTCTGCTGTAGAAAATGGCTCCCAGATCTACAGGTCCCAACTAGCAGCCAGTCTGAAGGCGTTTAAGCCCAAGGACTGGGCCCCGCTGGACTACCGCGAGAAGGAGACCTCATTCCTTAGGTGTCGACCAATCCAGCAACCAGTGATACCGGAAAG AGCGCCTACACCTCCGCCCTCCAGATGCCAATCACAGCGACTGCGCAGGCCTCGCTCGGTTCCCGCTAACGCCCGCCGTTCCGACACTCCCTGTGACGTCAGACCGGGTCCGTTCGATTCTTTAAACCCTCGCGTGTTATCCTCTTTGATTGGTGATTCCTACAAACCACACACATTCGGAGATCGCATTCCCGGTACGGACACCGAAAAAGACGACGACGAGGACGAAAATGTAAAGTCTGAGAAACGTAAAAAAGTCAAAGAAAAGGATGACGATAACAGTACAAGTGGAATCGAAAGTAGTCAAACAGAGGATGAAAGTAGCGGAAGTAGTTCTGACGACGAAGACAGTGATTACGAGCCGGAAGTCGATAAAAACCGGGAAGTTCCGGATCTAATACTCAGACCCGAAAAACTGGATTCGTTTGTTGTACCAGATTCATCCAAAGGATGGCGGAAGTACGACTTCGATGCGGATCACGTGGACATTCCACCCTATGAGTTCGCCGATCCCATTCCAGAACCATTTAGTGACCTAGATCTACGGCAAATGGCAAGGTTAAAATGGAATTGGAGGGATCACACGCGAGCGAAAGCAAAAGAAAATGTAGACTTAATTTTGGACCGTTTAGTAGAACTAGAACGCCTTCAGTTGGACACTGAAGAGTGGGAAAATAAAAGATATGCTCAAGTTAGCCGTAAGTCAAAGCGAGCAGTAAGTGCCAAGCCTGTAATACGCGACCGCAGGTGTTGTAGCCGGTGTCTACAGCCCGCCTGCGCCGGGGACTGTCCCGAGAAAAATGTGCAATTCAGTGTATGTGAATACTGTAGACAAACATTTTGTGTTGGGTCTCAGTGTAAAGAGACCAAATATGAACAACGCATGCGTCAGCCTCGTGTTGATGACGAGAGACCTCAGCAAATGAAAGTCCTACCACGCGCGTGTAAATCTTGTCAGATAAAACATAATGCTAAACTAATCAACGCAAATAACTTGTTATTAGGTCGACCCAAGTCCGGAAACGCAACCTACAGTCGCGGTCAGTCGTCCAGTAAACCCAGGGATCTCCGGCCAAGACCGGATACACCGGTTAGTCCGGATATTGTGAAGGACTTCGAAAAACTGGGCCTACAGGCGCACCAGCCGCCAAAGTCAGCGACACCTACACAAAGGATGCAGCGACCGCGCAGTCGCAATGGAATGATTCCCGGGAAAACATTTTACTCGCAAAGACGAGACTCTATATCAGAGAATGAGAAGGAGACgttaacaaatttgaaacgGAAGAAAATGAGAAGCATACGAGTACGGAGACCAAAAACGGCCGTGTGA
- the LOC128187668 gene encoding X-linked interleukin-1 receptor accessory protein-like 2, producing the protein MNNFNNDSKGQLKNVSFLQIPEHVKKKKRKHWSRRKLWGLYHEDWMRRNTCRVGFKSGDNNQVSLDSSTGAWNVSSVLTGCLLFVTISSLILFVVFRKRIEYRVYRVKQNLRRRRRHPGNRQTGRPFLPEDKKYDVYLSYSEEDYPWVRKHLLSLFDDWETENNVTAFDTYKIYCSDRDSHHGKSELENMCENIELSRVAVVVLSSSYTQKHLHTVELEHLLYSKDISVIQDIVIIMIEELKFKQIPTALHHQIKQDKVYRWEAGKTKQKKFYGDLLRALK; encoded by the coding sequence ATGAATAATTTCAACAATGACAGCAAAGGTCAGCTCAAAAATGTTAGTTTTCTTCAAATCCCTGAACACGTGAAAAAGAAGAAACGAAAACATTGGTCAAGAAGGAAACTTTGGGGTCTTTATCATGAAGATTGGATGcggagaaatacatgtagagtGGGTTTCAAATCGGGCGACAATAACCAAGTATCTCTCGATTCGTCCACTGGCGCTTGGAACGTCAGCTCGGTTTTAACAGGGTGTTTATTATTCGTAACCATCTCTTCTCTCATCTTGTTTGTGGTGTTTCGGAAGAGGATAGAGTATCGGGTGTACAGAGTTAAACAAAATCTGAGGCGGCGCAGACGACATCCGGGTAATCGCCAGACAGGGCGGCCATTCCTTCCAGAGGACAAGAAGTATGACGTGTATCTATCTTATTCTGAGGAGGATTACCCATGGGTAAGAAAGCATCTTCTGTCCCTCTTTGACGACTGGGAAACAGAGAACAACGTTACTGCTTTTgatacatacaaaatatattgtagTGATCGAGATTCCCATCATGGCAAGTCGGAACTGGAGAATATGTGCGAAAATATTGAGCTGAGTCGAGTTGCTGTTGTTGTATTGTCCAGCAGTTACACACAGAAACATCTACACACAGTGGAACTAGAGCACCTTCTGTACAGCAAAGATATATCTGTTATTCAGGATATTGTCATCATTATGATTGAAGAGctcaaattcaaacaaattccAACAGCCCTTCATCACCAGATAAAACAAGACAAAGTTTACCGATGGGAAGCGGGCAAAACGAAACAGAAGAAGTTCTATGGAGACTTATTACGAGCTCTTAAGTGA
- the LOC128187669 gene encoding fatty acid-binding protein homolog 5-like isoform X1, with protein sequence MPFQRRSKDYSMSCHATFKMTKVLGHWKLFSSDDKWDEYMRTLGINFVLRKVGNSITSYEEIKQNGDDWELNITSTFKNAHLKFKLGEEFDETTLDGRKCKSRFVVEGEDLVHYQKGIKPGEVDSKITRTRVDDETMTITLEAIDKNLVTVRTFKRYTP encoded by the exons ATGCCTTTTCAACGACGAAGCAAAGACTACAGCATGTCATGCCACGCCACGT TCAAAATGACAAAGGTTCTTGGTCACTGGAAACTCTTCAGCAGCGATGACAAGTGGGATGAGTACATGAGGACTCTTG GAATCAATTTTGTTCTGCGGAAAGTCGGGAATAGCATCACAAGCTATGAGGAGATTAAACAAAATGGCGATGATTGGGAACTAAACATCACATCCACGTTTAAAAACGCTCACCTCAAATTTAAGCTAGGGGAAGAATTCGATGAAACGACATTAGATGGTCGTAAATGCAAG TCAAGGTTCGTTGTTGAGGGGGAGGACCTGGTGCACTATCAGAAGGGGATAAAACCAGGGGAAGTGGACTCCAAGATCACGCGGACTCGCGTGGACGACGAGACTATGACCATT ACACTAGAAGCCATCGACAAGAACCTAGTCACTGTTCGTACTTTTAAACGCTACACCCCATAG